A region of Acidobacteriota bacterium DNA encodes the following proteins:
- a CDS encoding 6-bladed beta-propeller, with product MYPAKNLLYLFLLSWMILMIVVSCRSKKDQIPVIINSFPIYGEESIVEIEKLYRIDVTQISLFNKQDEYQGVVDFDKNNNLYVLDRYEGTITVFDEKGILINRFGRRGQGPNEFQEANFMVISHNHIYVFQGINELKILDLQGEHTASNVIYLYGDNPLRFRAVGDLFYVLKGKTDRTFTKLDLLLWAHRKDFSGGKELFRYTYPLGLRGYPCWEWMLILESGEFFYPEDNHHKYSITRYDKSGKPDLIFGRKYQIENYSEEARNRFLSTYQKAIEKGQMTILKAPPIVRTMFQDSKENIWVISGETYEDNMNPNFKNTIDIFNRKGEWLSSFNTSIISKNSFYNHGKIYKVLPIDAEGFSQFIDVYGIRFKMNP from the coding sequence ATGTATCCAGCAAAGAATTTATTATATCTCTTTTTATTATCCTGGATGATTTTAATGATTGTTGTTTCCTGTCGTTCGAAGAAAGATCAGATTCCAGTCATCATCAATTCTTTTCCAATTTATGGAGAAGAATCAATTGTGGAGATTGAAAAACTCTATCGTATTGATGTCACACAAATAAGTCTTTTCAACAAACAGGATGAGTATCAAGGCGTTGTTGATTTTGACAAAAACAATAATCTTTATGTTCTAGACAGATATGAAGGAACCATAACAGTCTTTGACGAAAAAGGAATTCTTATCAACCGTTTTGGAAGACGAGGACAGGGCCCAAATGAATTCCAGGAAGCAAATTTCATGGTCATCAGTCATAATCATATTTATGTTTTCCAAGGAATTAACGAACTGAAAATCCTCGACCTTCAGGGAGAACACACGGCCAGCAATGTCATCTACCTATATGGTGATAATCCTTTAAGATTTCGAGCGGTAGGAGATCTGTTTTATGTTCTTAAGGGAAAAACAGACCGGACTTTTACTAAACTCGATCTTTTATTATGGGCGCATCGTAAAGATTTCTCTGGAGGTAAAGAATTATTCAGGTATACATATCCTCTTGGTCTTCGAGGGTATCCATGCTGGGAGTGGATGCTCATACTCGAAAGCGGAGAATTTTTCTACCCGGAAGATAATCATCATAAGTATTCCATAACACGATACGACAAATCGGGAAAACCGGATTTGATTTTCGGCAGAAAATATCAAATTGAAAACTATTCGGAAGAAGCAAGGAATAGATTTTTATCGACTTATCAGAAAGCCATCGAAAAGGGCCAAATGACCATTCTCAAAGCTCCCCCTATCGTCCGTACAATGTTTCAGGACTCAAAAGAAAACATCTGGGTCATATCCGGAGAAACGTACGAGGATAACATGAATCCGAATTTCAAAAACACCATTGATATTTTCAACCGAAAGGGGGAATGGCTCTCTTCTTTCAATACTTCAATAATATCGAAGAATAGTTTTTATAATCATGGGAAAATTTATAAAGTCCTTCCCATTGACGCGGAGGGTTTTTCCCAATTTATCGATGTTTATGGAATAAGATTCAAGATGAATCCATGA